From one Montipora capricornis isolate CH-2021 chromosome 10, ASM3666992v2, whole genome shotgun sequence genomic stretch:
- the LOC138019308 gene encoding uncharacterized protein — MGCGISKVTGFAEVENNFDFSRRNTIVNKPDVVVEIGKGVKKIDQERRLVFIFGGPGSAKGCIVNDLRTMFDFGFISAEDLILQKLPKKVTEKGLESPSDTHELKALLLENPESLTLDWVLEIIQEEIQTIPDKPILVDLIPNLNFMMRINKFIKECDKEMEQFEAKFPCAFALNLTLSKDDLLRNIMNSHSPACAKPPSSNPKDASSNQGDEMDTSRTKRRFAWYEKSVKDFINYFDKDDRIVRVNTAAGQLQHIWDAILDFFAAEMDFSGSRVINTVVLFVFDKAGYKAIDTDRYPMKEICLDELVDDPRATDEEVLSILAKHLDECALQCRSFLVDVMGTPIGKTYLSENAAGGQQLYGKPQIMFVDINIGQLDYFMHGLRRRTTRKKSIFRKKAQLYKAVCSTENETLLFPADADNEICRRIAICLAEQRAC, encoded by the exons ATGGGTTGTGGGATTAGTAAGGTAACTGGCTTTGCTGAAGTGGAAAACAACTTTGATTTTAGTCGAAGAAACACGATTGTAAACAAGCCCGATGTTGTCGTTGAGATTGGAAAAGGCGTGAAGAAAATAGACCAGGAGCGTCGACTTGTCTTTATATTCG GTGGTCCTGGATCAGCTAAAGGTTGCATCGTTAATGACTTGAGGACAATGTTTGACTTTGGCTTTATATCAGCAGAGGAtttaattttgcaaaaacttccaaaaaaggtcacagaaaagGGCTTGGAATCTCCCTCAGACACACATGAACTTAAAGCTCTTTTGCTAGAAAATCCTGAATCCCTCACTCTGGACTGGGTTTTGGAAATTATCCAGGAAGAAATTCAAACCATACCTGACAAGCCAATATTGGTGGACCTCATTCCAAACCTTAACTTCATGATGCGAATCAACAAATTTATCAAGGAATGTGATAAGGAGATGGAACAGTTTGAGGCAAAA TTTCCTTGTGCATTTGCTTTGAACTTGACATTATCAAAGGATGATCTTCTAAGAAACATCATGAATAGTCACTCTCCAGCCTGTGCAAAACCACCGAGCTCAAATCCCAAAGATGCTTCTTCTAATCAGGGCGATGAAATGGACACCTCAAGGACTAAAAGGCGCTTTGCATGGTATGAAAAATCTGTGAAGGATTTCATAAACTACTTCGATAAAGATGATCGAATTGTAAGAGTTAACACAGCTGCAGGGCAACTGCAGCATATATGGGATGCAATACTGGACTTCTTTGCTGCTGAAATGGATTTCAGTGGAAGCAGAGTCATCAACACAGTGGTTCTCTTTGTATTTG ACAAAGCGGGATACAAGGCTATCGACACTGACAGATATCCCATGAAGGAGATTTGTCTTGATGAGCTTGTTGATGATCCTCGGGCAACTGAC GAGGAGGTTCTTTCAATCCTTGCGAAGCATTTGGATGAGTGTGCGTTGCAGTGCCGCTCATTCTTAGTGGACGTCATGGGGACACCTATTGGCAAAACGTACTTGTCTGAAAACGCCGCCGGTGGTCAACAGTTG TATGGTAAACCGCAGATCATGTTTGTGGACATCAACATCGGTCAGTTGGATTACTTCATGCACGGTCTGAGGCGAAGAACAACAAGGAAGAAATCGATTTTCAGGAAAAAGGCTCAGCTCTACAAGGCTGTCTGTTCAACCGAAAACGAAACTCTTCTATTTCCAGCAGATGCCGACAATGAGATTTGCAGGAGAATCGCGATTTGCCTTGCGGAACAAAGGGCTTGCTAG
- the LOC138020310 gene encoding proteoglycan 4-like, whose translation MVGISVLWFIANLEKNEEPEQEERKTVPKRPPPPRPAAVRPKPATKVPSQLQAKIEKEALVGSGPVAGGQSVEPGKALDDFDPLSEDPTKQAQKPSRPAPPKRPAPPKRPCDTPKAPSISAPVPSRVNAKPKPKVEVIHATTKKGKQDAGAGIGVPFNVQHIAHIGADNVEALLLAAKDDPKLLPSFLLPEGSVAKEEGDSGKASLKDNKENQNAGNKEKQSNTGKETFFANSTQALAPTGSDSKPADQPVPIARTASLSKPVMKPRPRSLATGQDAENQAKVEETTERPVAPPRAKSKPSRKESEGGTVEKSAVKDSKPEPPNRTDLHAPPPVRPKPRPPLGEPKMEKKPSPNAVETTNPFFNEDTSESNIQDTNSVLEGTEGTSTDGPLVGKTKKVAPPPVPRRVDLE comes from the exons ACGGTACCTAAGCGCCCTCCACCTCCGAGGCCGGCGGCCGTAAGACCCAAACCGGCAACCAAGGTTCCTTCTCAGTTACAAGCGAAAATAGAAAAAGAGGCCCTTGTAGGTTCAGGACCTGTAGCCGGGGGCCAGTCTGTTGAACCTGGTAAAGCACTTGATGATTTTGATCCATTGTCAGAAGACCCCACGAAACAGGCACAAAAGCCGAGCAGACCGGCTCCGCCCAAGCGACCTGCCCCTCCCAAGAGGCCTTGCGATACTCCAAAAGCACCCTCCATTTCAGCCCCAGTTCCTTCTCGAGTGAATGCCAAACCTAAACCCAAGGTTGAAGTCATTCATGCTACAACCAAGAAAGGAAAGCAG GATGCAGGTGCTGGTATAGGTGTTCCATTTAATGTGCAGCATATTGCCCATATTGGCGCGGATAATGTCGAGGCGCTATTGCTGGCTGCAAAAGATGACCCTAAACTACTTCCTTCATTTTTACTGCCCGAGGGCTCAGTTGCGAAGGAGGAAGGCGACAGTGGAAAGGCGTCGCTCAAAG ACAACAAAGAAAATCAGAATGCAGGCAACAAGGAAAAGCAATCAAACACGGGGAAAGAGACCTTTTTTGCGAACTCGACTCAGGCCCTTGCACCTACAGGTAGTGATTCAAAGCCTGCTGACCAACCTGTACCGATTGCACGAACTGCCTCTCTGTCAAAACCAGTTATGAAACCAAGACCTCGCTCATTAGCTACGGGTCAGGACGCAGAAAACCAAGCTAAAGTCGAAGAAACAACAGAGAGACCTGTGGCACCTCCTCGGGCTAAGTCAAAACCTTCACGAAAGGAGAGCGAGGGAGGAACTGTAGAGAAGAGCGCTGTTAAGGACTCCAAACCAGAGCCCCCTAATCGAACTGACCTTCATGCTCCTCCACCTGTCAGACCCAAGCCTAGACCACCCCTAGGTGAACCTAAAATGGAAAAGAAACCTTCTCCTAATGCAGTAGAAACGACTAATCCTTTTTTTAATGAGGACACTTCCGAATCGAATATACAAGACACTAATTCTGTCCTTGAAGGTACCGAAGGAACTTCGACGGATGGACCCCTGGTCGGAAAAACCAAGAAAGTCGCTCCCCCGCCGGTGCCCCGGAGAGTAGATCTGGAGTAG
- the LOC138019307 gene encoding LOW QUALITY PROTEIN: GPI mannosyltransferase 2-like (The sequence of the model RefSeq protein was modified relative to this genomic sequence to represent the inferred CDS: inserted 1 base in 1 codon), producing the protein MADDTWFVTRSAISSRFLLLFFQALLNEVIDDYDSSSFIQESEFQPTWGDVLFGKVFGGFAKWDAVYFLNIANEGYKYEQFMAFFPLYPWTLRTLAWMFEPVAKFLISKRNALLLLGWISNTVWFTLGAVALYKLTLRLXGRRKVALVSALLFCINPASVFMSSLYTESLFSFLQFTALYYLENEILISAVLLFSLGSATRSNGITSCGFVAHCIAKKILSCASFPQQVSYEFIVGKFFSAVIAFLKMLLFNGIVVAPFLLFQLYGYKLYCSDTSLAKLAWCNKWLPFPYSHIQSTYWEVGFLRYFEVKQIPNFLLASPMIVLCLCAILTYCCDQRNRNSIKTLALLAGKHKQDDFASRKSIHQSEKRDTDFYHSPSVFVYVVHLAFMTFFGFTSMHVQVITRFIASASPLIYWYSAHVIIRETAESSYRNLKRKWKSHLILGYFLLYFFIGTALHCNFYPWT; encoded by the exons atggcggacGACACTTGGTTTGTAACTCGATCAGCAATCTCCTCTAGATTTCTCCTGCTTTTTTTCCAG GCTTTGTTAAATGAAGTCATAGACGATTACGACTCATCGAGTTTTATCCAGGAAAGTGAATTTCAACCAACTTGGGGTGATGTGCTGTTTGGAAAGGTTTTCGGAGGATTTGCCAAATGGGACGCTGTGTATTTCCTGAATATAGCAAATGAAGGATACAAATATGAGCAGTTCATGGCTTTCTTCCCTTTATATCCGTGGACATTACGAACTTTGGCATGGATGTTTGAACCAGTGGCCAAGTTTTTAATAAGCAAGCGTAATGCTCTTCTCTTACTTGGCTGGATTAGCAACACAGTCTGGTTTACTTTAGGCGCTGTGGCGCTTTACAAACTGACTCTTCGTT TTGGAAGAAGAAAGGTAGCTCTGGTTTCAGCTCTTCTGTTTTGCATTAACCCTGCGAGCGTATTTATGTCCAGCCTCTACACAGAAAGCTTGTTCTCTTTCCTTCAGTTCACTGCACTATATTATTTAGAAAATGAGATTTTAATTTCAGCTGTACTTCTGTTCAGTCTTGGTTCGGCAACACGTTCCAATGGAATCACATCTTGCGGGTTCGTAGCTCATTGCatagcaaaaaaaattctttcttgTGCATCGTTTCCACAGCAAGTATCATATGAATTTATTGTGGGAAAGTTCTTCTCTGCTGTGATTGCTTTTCTGAAGATGTTACTCTTCAATGGAATTGTGGTGGCTCCATTCCTCCTTTTTCAGTTGTATGGATACAAACTGTATTGTTCAGATACTTCATTGGCGAAACTAGCCTGGTGTAACAAGTGGCTTCCATTTCCTTACTCGCACATTCAATCAACCTACTGGGAGGTTGGATTTTTACGTTACTTTGAGGTGAAACAAATCCCAAACTTTCTGCTTGCTTCACCAATGATTGTACTTTGTTTGTGTGCAATACTGACCTACTGTTGTGACCAGCGGAACCGCAATTCAATCAAAACACTTGCTCTTTTAGCAGGAAAACATAAGCAAGATGATTTTGCAAG TAGGAAGTCAATTCACCAGTCTGAGAAGAGGGACACTGACTTTTACCACAGCCCATCTGTGTTTGTGTATGTTGTTCATCTGGCATTTATGACATTCTTTGGATTTACATCCATGCATGTGCAG GTCATCACAAGATTCATAGCTTCTGCATCCCCTCTTATTTACTGGTATTCTGCTCATGTAATTATAAGAGAGACTGCTGAGTCAAGCTACAGGAACCTGAAGAGGAAATGGAAGTCTCACTTAATTTTGGGGTATTTCCTCCTGTACTTCTTCATTGGAACAGCATTGCACTGCAACTTTTATCCTTGGACTTAA